CTGCAACATAATATATCTGTGAGTTAATAAGGTGGTTCACAAGCGAAATTTGTGCAAATGTTTAGTCTAAGCTTTATTGTAGATCTATTTGATATATTGGTGGACCATAGATAGAATAGCTCCCCATTGGCATTGTAGTGACCTATTGTTATCGTAAAAGCAGATGGAAGGTTTGCTGCTTAAATGTTCACAGAAACTCCAGTAATCTGCAGGAAGCTCCAACTCACTTAGGATTATAAAAAGAGGAATCAACTTTACAAGAATAGGGTACAAATTTTTCTAAGAGAAAAACTTTGATAATTTTGTTGGGCAAGCACTAAGTGACAACCGCCATATGGTTGTCAAAACCTTGCTTTGTttactttttttcctttttcttttatgatttacAAATCACTGGgtaatttaaattattattttaggAAGTAGAACAGAGTCTAGAACAAATGGTGTTCTTTCATTGGTATGATGAAAAGTTTATCATGTTTTCACTTTATATTCTTTAAAATATTTCTAAGTTCCAAGTTCCAAGTtccaaatatataatattaaatattagACAAGAATTCAATGTTTTACCAGTATTTTGATAGACTGGATCACATATACCAACTCAAAAGGTTCTCTATGCAATTTGTAGCTCAGAATTGTCTTTGCAATCAATTCTACCTCCAGCAAATCAATTTCCCGAGGTAAAATGGTTCTACCTGACTCCTACTAGGTTTCAGTATTTCACAATATGGGACTGCTACTGCCTATATTCTTGATGATTGTATACTTTTGGCTGCTCAATTTCCTAACCACATTGTGATGGCGTACATCTAGTTTCTACATTTGGCCTTCAACCATAATTTCACAGTTCAAACACTTCTGGACACTTGTTttgttattgattttcattatgCATAAAAATCTTGATAATTAATTGTTACTCAAAAACAGATGCTAATGGCACTATATTATTTAATGCTTATCTGTGTTCTGCTCACAACTAGATCATAAGATAGCTGATTGGAACAAATTATTGGCTCATAAGGTGGCAGAGAATTATTTTAGTAGTACAGCTTTTCTGATCCATAAATATGAATTCGACTCTCCTAGACTTCATGTCTTCTAACCTTCCATAGTGTTGCCAAGCTATACGTGCGTACTGTATTTCCACTGATGTCTCTACTGCTTCATTATCACTCTAATGAGAACAGGAATATAGGCTGGAAATTCTTCACACTAGTTGTGCATCTCTAGTAGTTAGGTAGCCTAGGTTTCAATCCCTATTTTGTTCTTCATATTACAGGTTCCAATCATAAAACTATTAGCAGTTCATCTAGACAAATAATAGCTTGATATTTTTCACATGTTTTAAAACCATGACTTTATTCTTTGTTAGTCAAATCAAAGAGTAAAATACCATAAAACTACACCTTGCCAAAAACAAATTAACTAGTGAGCTAAAGATCATCAACAGAGAGTATTTCAAGTATGAGGTATCTGATGTTTCCTAAATAACTGAAGAAAAAAATCGGATTAATCATAAAACATGATTTCTGTGATGCAATTAAGACTAATCTAAGATCAGATGCACTAAAACATTTCTCGAGTAGCAGTACAAGTGAATTTCTATGTATATCATAAACCTTCAAGACCACTATAAAAGACTTAAAAAAGATCCAGACAAATATCATAACTCATTAGCATTACTAGATAAAATGCAAATGAATTTAGGTGATAGCACATGGAGTCTAACCTTCTTCCCTCGAATAACAGATCCTGGCTCACCCTGGATCACCATGTACTTTGTAGCACCAAGGTATAAACCAGTTGGTGCAAGGGATCCAGGTTCAGCAAAGTCATTCATAATCGCAGCGATCTCTTCAGGCTTGAACTGCACCATAGAGAAATAATAGAACTTGTAAGAAACAAGAAAGACAACTATACACATAATAGAACCCTGAAAGCTAAAATTTGTGCATGAACATGAACAAATCATGTTATTGTCTGCAATATCATCTTATTGGTTATAAAcatgatttatttttaataaccatttcattaaaaaaaaaagagaacccaAGCACCCCCATAcccaccccccctccccccccccaaaaaaagcaTGCGTGCATGCACACATTGAGTTCTTCAAATAAAGACTAATCCtatgaaaataaatatttgaGGGTTATAAGTGTGTTTTGcccctccactgtttaatgatCTGGATGATTTCATTCCTTTTCAGTCCACTAATGGCATTTATCCAACAAAAAAGAATATTTGAAGGGATGTTCAAAATCCCAGCTGATGATGACAAATGTACAAGAAAAAGTATACACACATGCCACCTAGTGGACTAAATAAACAACCTGTATTACAATATCTCTAAGAAAATCTGCAGATAAAAAACATCTACCATGCAGGAACTAGATATTATCTGACAAATTCTATTGTATCATATTAGTAAACATCAATgttacaaatattctgaataacAACATTCGAggaaacagaaaagaaaaagcCCCTGCTCGCACAAATAAACTTCTAAAAGCATAGATTGAATGCTatcaatagatccgtgctgaaGCTATCAATAAGTTTTGAAATAAAGCATGCAAGTAGGGAGTACTCAATAGAAGAAACAATAACAAGAAATTCCAACAGTGCAAAGTAGAAACCTGTAACCATGCACAGATATGCATAGTGCAGATAGATGCATCACCAATTTATGTACAACCATATTCAGCATTCCAGCATTATAATTGTGAAGTTGGCCAATCAAAGTAAAATTTACTAGCAGTAATTAGTATTAAAATGTCTCATGAAAGTCAAGTATCCAGAAAAGTCCAGAAATATGGAAGTTATAATAAGATGCTGACAGAAATATGAAGTAAAATTTACCGGCAGTAACTAGTAACTAAAATTTCTCCAAGATCCGTTATTGGCCTAAAAAGACCTGATGATTATGATGATGGTTAATGCACCGATCGAAAAAAACAAGAACAACAACAAACGAACCTGAAATTGAATATAATGCGTCCAAAAATGTGACCATTTAAGCATAACATAAGAGATCATTCAATCCCGACCCCTGCTAGAATACATCTCGCAAGAAAAATAAGCAGCTATTCAAAAAACAGCAAAAGATAATTTCTTGAAGCTTTCAATCCCTTCAAGTCAAAGATCAAGCATACCAAGAAACTCGTAAGGATTCTATGACACCCTAGGACGAAACcataataataaataacacaTCAAAAAGAGAACAGATGATCTCGATCTCATACCACACGCGGTGGGTCAAATACCACCGACTCGGATCAAGAACCATCTCCCCCTTTCTTCACCAAACTCCaccaacaaagaaaaataaataacatcATCGAAATCAGCTCGTCAGATCTAATCAAGAAACGTTTAAAACGAGGgaaaaaatttaattcaaagCAGTCAAGAACGGGGATTGGGGAAGGGAGGCAATTCGAATCAAACCCCATATTAGAAAGTAACATTGGTTGGAATCGAGACGGAGATACCTGAGGAAAGTTGGCGCTCTGCGCCCAGACGCTGCCGTCGTGGCCGACAATGGCGGCGGTCGTCAGGTGCTGCCCGTCGATCTCGCACATCAGATGATCGTCGACGTACGTTTGCCAcgacatctcctcctcctccttctcctctcgcgTTCTTTCTGGATCCCTCGGCGAGGCCTGGCGTGAGTGATGGATGGGGCTCTCGCTTCCAGACGCCGGTGGTATCGGGTCTTTTATATGGCCCAAGAAAGGAGTGGAATCATAGCGTTGAATCGAAGCACCGAAAACGgaaattattattgttattattattatttttgaggCACCAGTGATTACCACGAGAAGAGCATAGGTGCacctaaaataataataataataataataataataataataataataataaatgatgtAGAGCAGAAGGAACGGTCTCAAAtttcttataaaaataattttttaagtgacgcacagcaa
This is a stretch of genomic DNA from Phoenix dactylifera cultivar Barhee BC4 chromosome 9, palm_55x_up_171113_PBpolish2nd_filt_p, whole genome shotgun sequence. It encodes these proteins:
- the LOC103710227 gene encoding profilin-like, whose product is MSWQTYVDDHLMCEIDGQHLTTAAIVGHDGSVWAQSANFPQFKPEEIAAIMNDFAEPGSLAPTGLYLGATKYMVIQGEPGSVIRGKKGSGGVTVKKTNLALIIGIYDEPMTPGQCNMVVERLGDYLVDQGF